Genomic DNA from Candidatus Binatus sp.:
CCAGCTTTTCGCGCAGTCTCGAGTTGGCCGCGACTCCGCCCGTCAGCGCGATCGTGTCCGCGCCTAGCTCGCGCGCCGCCGCGATCGCCGGCTTCACCAGCATATCGACCACCGCCTCCTGAAAGCTCGCCGCGAGATCACAGGCTTGCTCCGCGCGGCCATTCTCCGTCGCGAGCAGTGTCGCGACCGCCGTCTTCACTCCGCTGAAACTGAAATCGAGCGGCGCGCCTTTGACGTGCGCGCGCGGGATTCGCACCCGCTTCCGATTGCCCGTGCGCGACATCTCGTCTATCGCGCGCCCGCCGGGATACCCCAGCCCCATCAGCTTCGCGACCTTGTCGAATGCCTCGCCCGCGGCGTCGTCGCGCGTTCGGCCGAGCCGACGGTATCGTCCGAAATCTTCGACCGCGAACAGCGCCGTATGCCCGCCCGAAACGACCAGCGCGAGATACGGCATCGCAATTCGATTCTCGAGTAGCGGCGCGAGCAGATGCCCCTCGATATGATTCACGCCGACCAGCGGGATTCCACTGCCTTGCGCCAGCCCCTTCGCGCACATCAGCCCGACCAGCAGCGAGCCGACCAACCCGGGCCCGCGCGTCACTGCGATTCCACCGACGTCGCCGAGTGAGCATCGCGCAGTCGCGAGCGCGCGTTCGATCACCGGCATGATCGTGATCACGTGATTGCGCGACGCGAGTTCCGGCACGATTCCGCCGTACGCTCGATGAATATCGTCCTGGTTCACGACCGTGCTCGCGCGAACTTCCGCGACGCCCGCTTCGACCGTCTCGATCACCGCCGCCGCGGCGTCGTCGCATGATGATTCAATCCCGAGTATCAGCATCGTTCGTCAGCTCGTGCGATCGTTGCCCGCAGAGCCTCAACATATCGGGCGGGAGCGCGTCCCGAAATGTTCAGTCATTGCCGGGGCTCGGGAGCGGTGGCGGCGCCGCAGGAGGCGGCGGCAAGCTCGGCGGTGGCGGAATCTCCGATCCGGTCGGCGGCGGTTGCGCAACGTCGGTTTCCGGCGACCCACCGGGCGCAGACGGTACGTAGGCCGAGAGCCGCGTGAAGCCGACTCGAGCCGTCAGATTGCCGGGCGTCGCCGCGAGCGCCTTTTGATACGCCGCCGCCGCCTCGAGCTGTTTGCCCGATTCCTCGTAGCTCAGCCCCTCGAACGCGTACGTCTCGCCGAGCCACGCCGGACTTTTGCGGACGCCGGTTTCCGCGCGCTTAAAAAACGTG
This window encodes:
- the tsaD gene encoding tRNA (adenosine(37)-N6)-threonylcarbamoyltransferase complex transferase subunit TsaD, which produces MLILGIESSCDDAAAAVIETVEAGVAEVRASTVVNQDDIHRAYGGIVPELASRNHVITIMPVIERALATARCSLGDVGGIAVTRGPGLVGSLLVGLMCAKGLAQGSGIPLVGVNHIEGHLLAPLLENRIAMPYLALVVSGGHTALFAVEDFGRYRRLGRTRDDAAGEAFDKVAKLMGLGYPGGRAIDEMSRTGNRKRVRIPRAHVKGAPLDFSFSGVKTAVATLLATENGRAEQACDLAASFQEAVVDMLVKPAIAAARELGADTIALTGGVAANSRLREKLAAAASADGRRLVAPALKYCTDNAAMIALAGSYRLMRGERDALTIDAEANLAL